AGTCAATAATTTAGGGTCTAGGAAGCTATTTGTACTCCCACCGTCAACAAGAATTACCACAGGTTGTCTTTGAACAGTCCCCAACAGTTTGATGGTGTTTAGACCTTCACCACCTACTACAGCACACAGGGACACTTCGGCCTCATCCACCCTTATTCCTTCTCCTTCCTACTCCAATAATTCAGGAAAATCAGTGTGTTCTTCAATGATGTTAAAAGTAGGGCCATTGCACTTATGCCCAGGTTGCCAAGGATTGAAACATTTGAAGCATCTCCTTTGCTCCCTTAGCGGATTCTTAAAGTGGGCTATATCTGGGGCTTTGGAAGCAGTTGTCTGTGTGGATGGAATAGGTTTTTGGCTATGACTGGCTGTGGGGTGTGGGAAATTTGGATTATTGGAGTTGGAGCTGAAGGGTTTAGTGGGCTGTGTTGGTTTGGAATTCCAAGAGGAACCCTTTGGACCTTCATGAGGCTTCAAACCTTTCTCGAACTGTCTTGCAAGCCATATGGCATCCCCCAGGGTTCTTGGTCTAGCAGTCCTAACAAAACATCTCAAATTCTGCTTGAGTCTAGCAACATAATTCTCCAAGAAATAGTGTTCTGGTAAGTAAGACTGAGCTTGCAATAACAGGCTCTTGAACCCTTCATACTCATCTGTAAAATCATCTACCCCACCCCATTGCTTGAAAGTTGTAAAATCCTCTATCACAGATTCCCCACTTTCTCCAAACCTCTTACACAAGGCCTCTGCAAATCTAGCCCATTGAAACTCCTCCCTCAATTCCTTGACATAACCTTCATACCATAAACCAACCTTTCCAGTAAGGTTAACATGGAGGAGGTTCATAATCTCGTGCCTAGGGACATGGGCTAACACAAAAAACTTTTCGCACCTAAGAACCCATTGTCTAGGGTGTGTGTAATCGAAAGCGGGAAATTCAGCTTTGTACCTCGGGGTAAATTCATTGTTGTAACCAACATTTTGTCTGACAGGATCTAGACCACCTCTCCTGGGCATCCAATATGCATTCATCCTCTCAGGCCTGCCGAAATCCCTGGGGGTCTCCACCTCCTCTTCGTCTGCAACCACCGGATCCGGTATAAGGGCATTGTGTACGGCCTTCCCTCAGGACGCACAGGGGCATTACTGGGCTCCCCCGGAATGTGGCCCTGAACTGATGATTGCCCCGGGGAGTTCCCAAAGACCGGAGGTACTGGTCGGTTCAACCTCAGCACCTGCAGCAACTCATCTCGCAAATTGCCGAACTGAGCAGAGAGGTCTGTAACTTGCGCTGTCAAGGTGGTAACCGCCTCTTGCGTAGTCTGAGACTGGTTGCCAAGCTCAACCACAGAGGCCTCTAGCTTTCTCACACGCTCATCCATgaagggctctgataccaattgcaGTGAACCTCAGTGTAGAAACATAAATTTGGGGAAGAACAGAGAGAAATTCTAGGGTTATGGAGAGAAAGAAGAGTGAGAAGAATAGAAATTGATTGTATTTCCAAGCATAAAAAACTTTCTCCACAATCCACAAGGTATAAAACTCCACAACGAGCTCCATTGAGCTCCTACTTTGCCGAAAAACCAAAACAGAAATCTACAGctgtaaaaaggaaaaaaaaacacactcaAACGACGACGTCTGATGCTGGTGTAACTGCCCCTCGACCGTTAGCTTAAAACGGCGCCGTTGGACTCCTCTTCATCAACCGTTATAACAGGTGCGTCAAACGACACCTTTTCCTTCCCTTTGTTATTTCCCCAATTCCGGTTCACTTTCAGCTCTCCTTCTCTCAACCTTCTTCCTCCTAAGCTTCCATGCCATTAATGGCTTCCATCCGGGCTGTTACAGTTCGGCTTTACATGCCCATAAAAGATTATCCACCACGTTGTTAGCTTTTTTGCCTAGCATGATGCCTTGAACCACCTCCTTGGAATCAGTTTCAAAGATTGTTCGTTTGTAATCTAATGACTGCGCCAGTGGGGTTGCTttcaatataaatgtcattaaaaaattttcaattaaaatctttttaatgatataccttttgtacattaaaaaaaaattaagttgaaaagaaattagaaaGAAATTTAAAGTTATTAGATATCATTTTATTATGGAAGATATGGCACGGGAAGATGCTCTGCAACGCCGAACGAAAGAGAAGGTTAACTGAGAATCAAAATcgcaatccctaatccctaatcCTAATGTGCACCAAAATTTCGCAACGATAAAGAAGAAAGTACCgaagatgaaattgaaaatattgAAGTTGTTCTCCTCCCAGCCTCCCTGTAACCTATTTTTACAGTTTGGGAAAATGAGGCTTGTAACTGCTTTTTCTGAAACACACATTTTCACCCAATTCCTACTAAATCACTCTCCACAGTATACCAATGAACATAGATAAACGCATACACATCATAACTCCAGTAACACACATATCAAAGATTGTACAAACACTAAGTCAGGTGAACTCATCCATTAACTCTTCGATTTGCTGGTCCTCGAGGACAATTGTTTAGCCTGGCAAGATCAAGGAGTTAGACCAATGCTCAATTTTGAGTAGCATAATGTGATTTTGAATGTTGAAAAGTTTATAATCAAAGATAGTATCTCCTAATTCACAATCTTGAGATGATGAAATCAAAGGAATGAAAGAAATGTGGAAAATATATTTCTTAGCACAACTCAGACATCATCATATCACACAACTCAGAAATCTTGCTAtgtttttggatgacgagggaaGCCCTACAACCCTTTAcaaggtgtttggttgggaagaaGGAATAAGGGACTAAGGgaggaaaagaattgcaattcggtgggaaaagaataaggtgagaataatgtaggaattcaaattacattgtttagtATGGAGGAATAGAATTATTAGGAATGAGAATGAAAGAAGTgttataaagattaaaatgtcctTGTGTAGTATAATAATTACCAAGGGTTTTTGCCATTTCATCCCTTTTTTCCTTTCTCACAagcattgaattgcaattcatgagggtaccccatgaattgcaattcaacaaaagGAAATCAAACACTGCAATTTGCCTTGTCATGGAATAAAGTAGGAAATGAATTccaactacatccaaccaaacaccccattagAGTGTGAGTAAACCCCGCCTTGATGGAAGTAAACCGGCCTACGTTACCCAAAACTGGCGGGCTCAAACCAAGGGGGAAAGGACTCGAACTCGTGACTTTGTGGTTACAAGTGTGAATCTCTTGCCATCTTGGCTGCAGTTACCCCCAATCTTGCTATGTTTGACACTGTATTTAGAGGTTACACAATCATTTTGATATTCATTACCACTTCAACAAGATGCAAATTTTGGTAATGTTCTTCTTCAAGTCCTACCAATACTGATACTCTTCCTACTTTCCAAGCATTACCCGTCTTTTGTGCATATGATAAAACCACAACTCGCTTACTATATTTTAGATAAGTGAGGCAGTGAGCTATGTTGTAAGCAACTTGAATCAGCTTAAAATTTATGAACAGTTTAGTCATAACTAACTTTAGTTAGGTTATTGTTGTAAGTTGTGCATCCTAATAGGCACTAGCTTTATAGTTCTACATAAAGGTGCTAGTCCACTAAAAGGGAAAGTTGGAAAATGAAGTCTCAAGTAGGTCAACCCCTCTCTGAATATGTAAGGGGTAGAGCACAtcttggatatatatatatatatatatatatatatatatatatatttggaaattCATCATATGACAAGTTTTAGTTGTTCCCTTTATGAATTCCATAAAGTTAATGCACAAAATGATGTTTTATTCATGCATACTTATAACCAAATAGATGCATAGATAATTATAACCAcctgaaaattaaatttatagggaaaatgaaattgatCAGATAAACAAATGCTTCACAATATAAAGAACCAAGCAATCTTACCTTGGAAGCCATAATCCATTTTCCATCAATCCAATCCTGGTGTGGCCTCACATCAACATGCTTAAACTCCAATTCCTCATTTGTATTGCTGAAGTGCACAAtgtatttttttcctttaagaACTTTAGAAATCATCCCCACCCACCATCCATCATTATACAGGGCATCAACTTTCTCTTGAACTTTGAAACTATTAACTCTTTCAATATCAGGAGGACATGGCCGTATATGCAAATGATCGACCTCTTCTTGCAAAAACTCTGTGTCGTCATCATTCCTTAGGTTCTGATACTCTATCACGTAATTACCGCTATCTAATTGTTTTACAACAGTTGCAGCAAACCAAGCACCTTTAAAACCCTCTTCATCACTGCTAACTTCAACTTTCATTCCTTGACTGAAAATTTCTTGACCGATATCATTGCTACGCTTCTTCTCTGTTGGAGTTACTATTTCCTGCATTGCAAGTTTGAAATCAACATCTAGCCAGACCTTTCATACAAAATGAATAAGATCAAAGAACATAAGCAAAGCAAAGAAAAATGAGTAGCAGGTGGTCTAACACTAGAGTAGGTAGAAACTTGGATAAATCTAAAATATCATTACATGCTCAAATAGTCAAATGCTATCTGCTTATAGGTCCACTTTTAAAGACTAAGACTAGAATGCAAGAAAACTGTGCAAAAAGTGCAATGGCtgataatgaaaacaaatggcATGATGTATTCCTTTTGCAGAAACAACACCATGTAAGCTGTCTAACTTATGTGTACATTTTGTACAACCAACCTTTAAAACTCTCAATAAAGCAGGCATCTGATGTTTTACCATCAAACTTCACACTATGTCAGAATATATTGTAGATTGACACAAGACTTAATGAAGCGAAagaaatttttgaaagttcCTTGAATTGAATGCTCTCATAACCACAAAGCGTAAGATTAAAAGCTAAGTTGATCtctcaaacaaacaaaagatgGAACAAAAGTGAAGAAGATATAAGGTGACAACCTCCATTCTAGGACACACAAGAACATAGATCTATTTAAAGAATCATCAGCAGATTGGCCAAAGTTTGATTTAAAGGCACAGTTAGACAGTTAGAGTCCATCATCTCAGATGAATTAGCGACCCGTTTAGCACACAATGAACATACTATAGGTTCCTGTGCTCATTAGACTAAGGAACATGTTGGCTGTGTTTAAGGAGGGAGCTGTCAGTTAAATTATTAGAAGCCAAGTTTTCTGCATCTTAAATTCCTACCAATTTACAGACAAAATTCACTCAGCAACTGAACAcccatgattctttacaagataGTATCTGTTATATACTTTCTTAATCTTTTtcaacacaaaaaatcaatgtccccaccaccaccaccgaaTTCGATAGTGTGACTACCCGTTTAGAAGGTATCACACTACCGAATTCGATAGTGTGACTACCCGTTTAGAAGgtatcacactacatagtagctGGCAGTCCTAGTAAAAATAATCATCAACCTGTCCTAAAACTCTAAAAGTACCCCTCATGAACTGTGATTCATTTGAATAATTGAGCTcccttttaaaacaaatttttgaaatGTTAAGCATAACTATTGCCTATGCTACGTCACATTCACAGACAATTTTACGGGTCTCCAGAAACCTAAATACGTCAAAGTAAACACAGAAAGATATTTAAATCCAGTGTTTGCATAATGTACCTCATCATTTTCATGTTCCAAGGGCGGGGCCCAGTCGCCATTTACCCACTCGCGGTGGAGACGGAGCTGAGACTCCGCGAAATCCAGCTGTTCCTTGCTTGCCCTGAAGAAAACGGAGTACTTCCTGCCTTCCAGCACCTTCATTACAATGCCCTCCCACCATCCATCATTGCAGTAGGCGTCCACTTCCTCGTTGAAGTTGAAGGTCCGGCGGCGCTCCCGGGGCGGCCGCGGCCGGACCTGCACGATGTCGACTGTTTCTTGTAGCGGCTGCGTGTCGCCATCGTCCGCCATTAGCGTCGCGTACTCCACCACCACCTGCACCCGGTGCTCTTTCTTGCTGGCATTCTTCTTTACTTTCTTCGAAACAGAGCGGACCACCTTGCCCTCGTACCACGCGCCGCGGAAGCCATCGTCGTCGCTGCTAATCTCAATCTCCGCCCCATCCGTGAAGTAGGTGTTCAACAGCGCTTCAAAGCAGTGTTCCATTCAACTTGGTGGGAAAGGGATATTTAGGGATTtcagaagaaatgaagaaattcaaattGTTAGATATTTATACATTGTTGAGAAATCGGAAAGTTAGGAGATTTCTCATGTGAGGGTTTTGGGGTTGTTAATAGATGACTTAGGACAACaaacattaaagaaaaaaaatggaaaagggTACAATAGATTTTACAGTCcgtggttgggaggagggaattagagggaaataattgtaattcagtgaaattgcaattcaatgaataaagtaggaattgaaattacattgtttggtatggAGAAATatgagtacagggaattgagaGGTAAtaagcgacaaaatgactaaaatatctttatgttgtggtagatgttgtagtaatagtagtagtaataataataataacaataataataataataataataataataagtataagtataataataataattcattcaaataataataataataataatataataataataataataattcttttaaatttaaaaaaaaaaaaaagacatagtatgggaggaggggcaaaattgtctttacaccaacaaattgctcctcctctccaccgaattacaattcatgggggtaccccatgagttgcaattcatcatttggaaggaattgcaattctgccctccaaccaaacactgtattTTGGAAATtcactgaattacaattcagtgaattgcaattccccaaaaactacatccaaccaaatagGCCATTACatcaattgtaaattaaatacttaaatttttaaaaactgtcATTAAACCTTTAAAAATGTAACGTTTGACTAGATTTTTTCTAGTTGAGCAATCTTCGGCGAAGGCAACTTGTCTAACAAAGCATCAGAACTATTCGCCTCTAAGAGAAAGCGACCTAAACAGCTCTAGAGAAGTGACCACCAGTTCGAGTCACCTTCTCCGGAACTTGGAAAAGGCGACCAGACCAGttctggttgccttctccagaaCTGAAAGGCGACCAGACCAGTTCTAGTCACCTTGTCCAGAACTGCCTTCTGGCTTCTCCAGAATTGGGAAAAGGCGACCAGACCCGTTCTGGTCACCTTGTCCAGAACTGTCTTCTCTAGAACTGGGAAAAGGCGACCAGACCAGTTCTGGGCACCTTGTCCAGAACTGTCTTCTCCTGGGAAAAGGCGACCGGACCAGTTCTGGTCACCTTGTCCAAAACTACCTTCTCCAGAACTGTGTCCAGAACTGCTTTCTCCAGAACTGGGAAAAGGCGACCAGACCAATTCTGGTCACCTTATCCAGAACTGTCTTCTCCAAAACTGGGAAAAGGCGACCAGACCAGTTCTGGTCATCTTGTCCAGAACTGTCTTCTCTAGAACTGAGAGTCTCCCGGAGATGGCAACCCACCGGTCGTCCGAATTTACATGTCTGAACtaaaatgacctgtaataacatgtcatttaccaatttttgggcttcattgcttCAATTTGTCatgttaaagggtttaattacactttttaaaagtttaggtgcctaattgactttcggtcaatgttgcaaaaatccccgcctaggcacccaggcgctaggcgctcctggaccgaggcgaattgctccctaggcgtctgCCTAGGTGGCCGTccgcctaggaggccgcctaactcggccgactgggctgagttggcggccgactaggccgaatttggccgagttaactcgcccaactcgacagagttagccgagttaactcgagcgagtcggccttatttatatatatttaaatttatttatttatataagtaagagaagtaagagatatatatataatatatgtaatataatatatgacatacacccacacacattaattaattttttgtttttataggtcgccgcctaggtaccgcctacAATATTAGGGACGAAATATGCAACTTTAGTATAACTCaagacgaaaagtgagcatgatcaACACTCAGGGATAGACTtagagacgaattctacaattatcttataacTTAAAGACAAAAGTGCAAATATTCCCAAATCGTTGAAAAATCCCTTAGCGGAAAGAATTGGGGGTAATTTTCACCCCGCTAGGGAACGAGACGGGAACAAGGACCTTCTAGCGGAAAGAATTGGGGGTAATTTTCACCCCGCCGGGGAACGAGATGGGGACAATGACCTTCTTCTTTGTCCCCGCTTACCCATTACCATCCCtaatataaattatactccCATTCATGATTCATATATGAAATGTTAGCTTCATcttttaacataaaattaaaaagtaagtGACCTCTCAAAATTATGGAGCAAAAGATAACAATATCATGGCTTTCAACAATTAACAAGGTGATGAAGCTCACCTATAAGTGCCTTCTTCGATTTGCACTAGTTTTTCTCCTATGGATGCAGCGTTGATAGGTTTTTTCTTGATTGCGGCGCTGCACTTGGAAGAGGAAAAGATTGGAAAGGGATTGTGGGTTCATGAATTTATAGTTGATATGGAAACCAGTTTGTGGGCTTATGTTGTGGGCTTGGAGCATCTCCAACCCggtaatttatatcgtggactacgGTCCACATAACATTGTGTATCTTGGATCAAAATAAAgtcattttgatatttaaactttaacAGATTTTGTAGTTTTTCGTTTATCATGtttcaacacaaattttaatttattttaggtacaaaataaatacttttaagatacaaaatttcataacatgaGACACAAAAACTTGTGGCACAACACACATAcagatgttatatatttacttattctcaaatctaatttatgtagataatttatgtcatataagcatataatttcaaaatacaagacataaattcgtaaaataagacacacaatatattatattaaacaaCTACTAATCTATTTCAGACACAAAATCCATATGCTTAAGGTATAGAATTGCATAACATGAGAGTATGCGACACAAAA
This region of Ipomoea triloba cultivar NCNSP0323 chromosome 15, ASM357664v1 genomic DNA includes:
- the LOC116007131 gene encoding protein AGENET DOMAIN (AGD)-CONTAINING P1, with translation MEHCFEALLNTYFTDGAEIEISSDDDGFRGAWYEGKVVRSVSKKVKKNASKKEHRVQVVVEYATLMADDGDTQPLQETVDIVQVRPRPPRERRRTFNFNEEVDAYCNDGWWEGIVMKVLEGRKYSVFFRASKEQLDFAESQLRLHREWVNGDWAPPLEHENDEEIVTPTEKKRSNDIGQEIFSQGMKVEVSSDEEGFKGAWFAATVVKQLDSGNYVIEYQNLRNDDDTEFLQEEVDHLHIRPCPPDIERVNSFKVQEKVDALYNDGWWVGMISKVLKGKKYIVHFSNTNEELEFKHVDVRPHQDWIDGKWIMASKAKQLSSRTSKSKS